A genomic stretch from Desulfatirhabdium butyrativorans DSM 18734 includes:
- the tpiA gene encoding triose-phosphate isomerase: protein MERRPLVAANWKMYKTVAEAVDTAHRMCQRIAADAVAEVMVAPTFVSLAGVGDAIRGSNIVLGAQNMHWEKEGAFTGEVSAAMLQSVGCRYVILGHSERRQFFGETDQSIHRKIVSAFQAGLVPVFCIGETEAERDSPQTFAVLERQLGGGLGQLNDEEIQSLVIAYEPVWAIGTGKTASNDQIQEVHAFLRRYLADQYNNALAKSIRILYGGSVKPGNATQILALPDVDGALVGGASLDAESFARIVESCPG, encoded by the coding sequence ATGGAAAGAAGACCGCTTGTCGCCGCCAATTGGAAAATGTACAAGACCGTTGCGGAAGCCGTGGATACGGCGCACAGGATGTGCCAGAGAATAGCCGCCGATGCGGTTGCAGAAGTCATGGTCGCACCCACCTTCGTTTCGCTGGCAGGTGTTGGGGATGCCATCCGCGGATCGAACATTGTTCTGGGCGCCCAGAACATGCATTGGGAAAAGGAGGGGGCTTTCACGGGGGAAGTGTCTGCCGCCATGCTCCAATCGGTCGGGTGCCGGTATGTGATCCTCGGGCATTCGGAACGGCGGCAGTTTTTCGGGGAAACCGATCAGTCGATTCATCGGAAAATCGTATCGGCGTTTCAGGCCGGATTGGTTCCCGTCTTTTGCATCGGCGAGACGGAAGCCGAGCGCGATTCACCTCAGACCTTTGCCGTGCTGGAAAGGCAGCTTGGTGGTGGTCTGGGGCAATTGAATGATGAAGAGATCCAATCCCTGGTCATTGCCTATGAGCCGGTCTGGGCCATCGGCACCGGAAAGACCGCATCCAACGATCAGATTCAGGAAGTCCATGCCTTTTTACGGCGATATCTTGCGGATCAATACAACAATGCGCTTGCAAAATCGATCCGAATTCTGTATGGTGGCAGCGTCAAACCCGGGAACGCCACGCAGATTCTTGCGCTTCCGGATGTCGATGGTGCCCTGGTCGGTGGGGCGAGTCTCGATGCGGAATCCTTTGCCCGTATCGTCGAGTCTTGCCCGGGATGA
- the secG gene encoding preprotein translocase subunit SecG: protein MSIFLIVIHVIVCIALILIVLLQTGKGSDMGAAFGMGSSQTLFGSTGASTFLSKATTVAAIIFMVTSLMLAVISSNRSGDSVVTKVNPVTQGAPPAEPPK from the coding sequence ATGAGTATTTTTTTGATCGTGATTCATGTCATTGTCTGCATCGCCCTCATCTTGATTGTGTTGCTGCAGACCGGCAAAGGCTCCGATATGGGCGCCGCATTCGGCATGGGTTCGAGCCAGACCCTTTTTGGAAGTACAGGGGCATCGACATTTTTAAGCAAGGCGACAACGGTTGCGGCCATCATCTTTATGGTGACATCCCTCATGCTGGCCGTTATTTCCAGCAACCGAAGCGGAGATTCCGTAGTTACCAAGGTCAATCCGGTAACCCAGGGCGCACCGCCTGCAGAACCGCCAAAATAG